Genomic window (Juglans microcarpa x Juglans regia isolate MS1-56 chromosome 2S, Jm3101_v1.0, whole genome shotgun sequence):
ATTGTTGGaccatactatatatatatatatatataatttataagatatatatgaCCAGTTGAATAAGTATAACATGAGTTAGGGCATGGACAACTCAACTCGGcttctaattaatttagagtcaataaaatttataggttttgtttaatttatttgagaAGCTCAACTGCTCAAAGACGCTAAATGAAGTACTGGTCGACAATTTCCAAATGCATGACGTGAATCAAATTAAATGATCGCGTCTGATCAATGTAATCATTATATCGATGCTAACCGGTAATGTCTCGGATCTCCCAATATTCAATCGATACGAACTCGTATATAGATCGAGGCAGTTGCATGCTCAAACTCAAAGACcaaaaccatgcatgcatgcatagtgTCATCAtgttaaaaagatatatatctTATCATCATGTAGATGATCTTGATCACTTTCTGCAGCTCATATAGTTTTATGAACTCTTGTATGATCAACGGCCTGCAGGAACTCTCTAATTTTAGTTAAATCAGCTCTAAAGGATTTATAGCAGCATCATCCAAAACAGGAATTCCCATATTCTTAGATCACTCGTTTATGGCCAAGGATAGGAGTCTGCAGACGTAACTTATGATCAACTGGTGAAACATTAGCGCGCGGACAAATTAAGCTTCACtctttttttgtccttttcgCGCTAAGTGACAAAGAATAACCACGAAGTATTAGTTtgtaagatgataaaaatttccTCTTTCgagaaagaaggaaggaaggatGATTTCGtgcaaggcatgcatgcaagaaAAACGAAATTTCATCGTGTGGAGGAAAATGAGGATGCACTACGTACGTATATAAGTTgctcaacaataaaattataaccAGCTGCATACGTACGTCACCATAAATTGCAGATTTTAGGGTAGGACAAAACGGTGGTTTTCTTCAGGTTGAGACAGCTGGGtacgtattatatatagtttcatTTTGCACGATTTATCTATATATCCAGCGTTTATGTATTCGAAAAAAATTGGGGTAAATTAAAACatgagaaaggagaaaaaacttTCACAGATAATGGCTGTGATCACATGCATGGGGCATGCATATAATAGACTGAAGACTTTCGGGTGTCTTGCATTGCAATACCaccatatatatagatagaagcATCAAAGCATGGACTGGCTTGTAATCATTAGGGTCTGAAATTGAATACCGAAGATGATATATATGGTGATTTGCAAGGAAGGACATGATGTATATCGTGTAAAGCTCTACTTTATTGACTTTCTCGACCTGATCTTCTAGTGCCAAATTATAGTTGATTGGGAGAAAAAGAATCTAATGCATGTAGTCATATCATCATCATACTTGTCTCATGTGCACTGCAATATATACGTCTTCTCATAGCCAAATAAATCTCTACTTTATTTACCATCcttttacataataataataataataataacctttaattaatatatcttaGTGTTTAATACTGCATAGGGTCTAATATTGCAAACTGATGATTGctcaatcaatcaatcaagTTTTCGTTTTAGAactaataagaataatattttataagttattacgGTTTAAAAGTCAAAATTCTTTTCTAGTTCTGTAACAGCAGAGAATTGGCCTACTCGACGTTGCCATTCTGtcattaattgatttatttcttAGGTCTAATTTGGGTATTATTCTATAATATCTtatcactatttattattttattatcattatttaatattttatcatttttttattattattttttattattattcacaaaatacaaTACTTTACaacccaaacacaaccttaatcaCCGATGAACTGATTGGGTTGGTGGCCAAATATACGAGCCATGAAGAGAGATAATATTCTCACTAacctaaaagaagaaaagggatTATCAAAAACGAACAAGTTTCTCTCTAATCAATGTGAACCTATATGTAAAAGTactagaaataaatatatatgctaGCTGAAATTAAAGAATTTTAGCAAATAAATTGCTGGGATTACTATTATCCACATTATTGCTCACTGAAagggtttttttattattaaaaatgattatcaactaaaaaagggggaaaaaaaaaaagacacaaaagagaaaagtaaaGCATTTCAATTCAGTATAATGAGGCCAATTCATGAACCTTGTGTCCAAGCAAATTTCAGAATCATAATTAAAGCAATCAGTTTAATGCTGATCGCGAGCTTTAAAACCAGAATTAGGAAACTAGCAAGGAGTTTAAATTCTTTTTGCAATACATGCCATTTCTTTACCGCCTATAATTTGGATGCAGAGAATCTATCTATACACAGTAGTACACACCACAAATTTGTGACAGGCGACAGCCATTAGTTTCctgcaaaatatatattatttttatttttatttctaattcttccatcttcaaactTGGTAACTCCATAAACCTGGTCCTGCAGAACTTGATGGATTCTCTTGATCTCCAAAAGACCTTTGCATGACCATTTCCTGGTCCGTTACCGCCGAAGATATATCCGTACTAAAGCCTGTTTCGGGTGAGAAGAACTCTGCTTTTGTATTCCGCTTCATCATCGGATCATGATTTTCAAGTAACATCCTCAGTATGGACTGGTCGTGCATCAAGATTGACTCTGAAAACTGGAAATTCCCCGTGTTCGAATGGTAAGACGAATTTGGAGCATAGGAAATATTATAAGAAGGATttggggaagaagatgaagcaGCAGCTAAGCCAGGAGTACTGTTGAAGCCATCCACCATGTCTTCCTTGGTCTCGTGCTCCTCCATTGGATCGGAGAAGCAGGTCACGTGAGTCGTCTCACCAACATCGGTTCTTGTTCTGCTGTTGTACGGAGATAAATCCATCAATGGAGGCAATAGTGAAGGACGCGGTCCCTTTGCGTAGGAGCCTAGGTTCACCAACCCTGAAATGTGGGTTTTCTTCCCAGCTgagattttcttaaaaactcTGCATATAACCCACTCGTTCtggaagagaaaacaaaacaaaaccgtcAAGAACGCGACATAAAAGAGAATCagaagaaatagagaagaaCAGAGGAAGATAGAACAAGAAAATTTTACCTTGGCTGTTTTGGGGAGGTTGTGTACAGAATATTTCCCCTCTAATCTGTATTCATGCATGACCCAATCGGTTCTTTCCCCTTTAGGAGCCCTCCCCTTGTAGAAAACAAGAGTTTTCTTCATTCCAACGAGGGCTTTCCTCCTGTATATCTCCTTGTCTTTGCCTGTCGCTTTCCAATACCCAGAATCTGTAGCCCTGTTCGTCCTTAAACCAGTTGGGTACTTTCTGTCTCTAACACAGAAGAAATACCATTCCTTCTCACCCATTTTAGCCCTCACTTCATttgaaagaacaaagaaacaaGTCAGAAGAAATCTTCAGCATATAGCCGGCTAACATATATGTGCAAACGAAAGTTCAAATAGAAACAGAGGAAAACGGTGAAATAAGGTTTGGGAAACTCACATGGCAACTCCCAAGGCTCACACTTGTTCAAATCAACTTCGCCAATTGCTCTGGCTGAGAAGTGGGCGTTAAGAACCTTTTGGGATAGGTAGTGAGTTATAAGCTCTTCATCAGTTGGGTGAAATCGAAAACCTGCAGGCAATTCTATTTGCTCGTCTTCTTCTCTTAGGCTGGAAAAGTTTTCCATTCAACCAAATCCTAAAAGGAAAAACCCTTAGTTTTCAGCAATCAAACCTTGAAAACCTCCCAACAGAACCGAATCTCCCAACGCTAGGCCAAGTATAAACCTATAGTCTCTGTATTAGTTCCTAGTAAATATGTATAATTCAGAGTACAACAGAGGAAATCGAGCTAACAAGAATTCGAAGATAGATACGAGTTTAGACAAGAGAAGAGGAACTCCAGAGGTTCTACATAGAACATAGACGGAAATTCAGAGATGAATAGAACGCAGAACAGGTTGTGAACTGAAATGTTCTGTAACTTGGAGATTCAAAAGATGTAGTTAAGAAAGAAATTTGTGACCTGAGGTTATGAAACTCCTTAAATACTGGTTTCTTGAAAGAGAGAAGCGTAATTTGCAAGGAAACTTGGTGGATAGTCTCAAATTTAGCCTCCCTTTGAACTTGTccgtaataaattattttgttcaatttgacCGGGAACAACTCACCCCTGTACCCTGCATGTAAATTCAGCAACTGCTTTTGAAATCGatctaattaaagtaattatcTCTAGCTGTAATTATGATTACTGGGTCATCACAATAACAGGGACTTCAACATATGAAATGAGCAAGTTTTAGGGCGAGGTGAAACCCCAGGCATATTTTACTCGTTTGTTTTGGTGCCGAAAATCAGCTTTATTATTACCATGCACTGATCCATGCGaagaaactaataataataatgtccgcatcatatccataaaaaaatcatgcatCACCTGTTCCCTCACAAAGaactgtatttttttatattgcgAGTGAtttgcttttacttttttttttctttttttttttttatttatttatggaggGGTTGGACTGGCTAAAAGACGTAGAAAAATCCAATCTCTCAATTGGATTATAAATATCTGTACGTTTTCGTAGGGTGTAAAAGCCCTTGAGGCTATGCCTGCCGGCTGCCCCGTATGGAAAGAGATACAATTACGCGTTTGGCTATATTGGCATGCAGCGCTGAGGCATTCAGGAGTTAGGCTCGAGGTTCTTGTAGGCATACAGTACTAGCAGCATATCTCTATGCTAAATGAACCAAGCATAATGACGTTTAATTTCTTATTGGTGTTCTGCATACTATTCACGGGTTGGTAATGCTATTTACAGTgttgaaatttataatttccgtataattttttttttaaaaaaaagtgggaaccacattaaaaaaataattatttttcataaattttagatttatctattttttctaaaaaaaaatacgtaaaaaatatatattttaaaactacaaataccATTTCTATACTGTTAAATCTAATCCCCACGAGAGCGATATTGAATAGGACATCATGTACGATGGGCATGCACCAACTTTAAATTCAAGGATGAGCATAGGTCAATGTGtttagtataaataataaaactagttaGGTTAGCTTCCCATCAAGCTTTTTGTGTGGAAAAAAAAGAtgcattcttttaatttttattgtaatgaAAGCTGCAGTTGTCAGTCATGAACTTATAATGCATACAAAAATACTTGTTGCAACCGGTGTACAACCGGCGctctatttaataaaatttttaatttttttcactctctttctctctatttcatttctttttttcctgtaattttatttattataatgacCACATGTAAAAATATCAGGCTATTGGACAGAGCTTCATCGAAATCCACAACAAGGCTTATACAGAAGAAAGCCGATGGAGATTGTACACGGTTACTCAAGTGCAGCAAGTGAAGATTTTGATCTAAGTTGTTCTGATCTTTTAATGCATCATCGTTTTCAATACCATTTTAGCCCAACTCCAAACATTCTCAGTCTAACAAGGAAGTGCAATGGATACAAGACTCAAAATACATCAACATTCCACCAGCTTCACTTCAATCCATCCCCTACATATTACTCATCTTTCTAGTCCTCGTCTCTGACACTTTTTTTTGTCCCTTTTGCTAGAAAATTCATGGGGCACGACTCTGGATTAATTGCCCCTTTACAGTGGATAGGCTTCGGCCTGTTTTTTGTAACATTTTCAATGGTTTCAACTACCATAacggagaagaagagaagggatGTTGCAGTAAACCTAAACCAAAAACTATCCATTTTCTGGATCACCCATTAATTCTTAATCTTTGGATTATCGGAAATGTGTTTCAATCGACTTCTTTTTAGCCATAGGTGCCAGTCAACTTTTAGTCTATTGCATTAGATTCTATGCAGAAAAACAAATCATTTCCACGATACAAGGATTGCCGAGAAGACGATGGATGCTTATGTACACGTATATACGTACGCTACAGTACGATGAATATCATGAACACCTGAATCATCCTTGCGAATCCAAAAACAACCTGATAAAGTTTAAAATTCCTTTATATTTTgatcccaaaacaaaaaggtttaaactttataatgggaagaataaaataaaagaaccaaACAACAGATATACAAtgagaacaacaagaagagaaaTACTAATCAAACTTAAGATGACAAAGTTTGTTTCTACGAActtatgcagaaacaaaattcAACTTCTATTTAACCAAAAAAACTAAACATCAAACTCATCTCATTGTAGCAATGAAGACATTGTAGACATAAAGAAAATGTGTGAAGAAGAGAGAAACCTCTAAGTAAATTCCGCAACGATTGAGCTCCAAAACTAAAGGGTTTGAGTGGGAAAGAGAGACATCTTCACTTCCTGCAAAGCTTTCCCatctttatcttttatttttttctaattctctAGTGCTTTAAAAATGCTACTAGGAAGAGACAAAGTCCAACAGCAAGAGCAATCCAAATCCTGGGTTCTAATGGGTGATGATGAATCTCAAAGGAACAAGTTGCTTTTATTTGAGTGAGGATGAATCAAGAGTCCTATCTTTTAAGGAATTGACCACAAAGAGTGGGTTAGATTCTATGTGCGTTTGTCAATCGATTTCTCAAATGTTTCTTTGGCTTTTTTCTCCAATAGATAATGAAAGATGAACGCTGAGCTTTTTCGGCTTCTCAGATCTCTTCCCTCTCGCATTTCAATCGACTTCtcaaatgtttgtttttttaatttttgatagaTGACGTCAATTAGTTACATGCCGGTTGCAAATGCCGGTTGTATGTAGCAATTTTCGCAGAAGATCATTAATAGTTCAAAGGAATGGATGTTTAGGAAGTTTTCAAtcattccttaaaaaaataaataaacatattagaGTGATCAACTTCATCGGGGAGAAGGTTAGTTTTATCCATGGGAAATCATAAAGGGATCAGTCAGCTTatacaataataattaattatatattattgatgtgGTCATCTTTTGGTATAAGTCCATAATGctaattaagaaataatatacaaaattatgGATATGCGTGGCAGTTTTAGCtttgtttttcatgaatttgaGAACCTTGTCCGGAACCCAAATGATCCGACGCCTGAGGATCACTCACACGGTAAAGGATCAATACCACCCCCGTCGGCGAAGCCAAGAATAATTGGTCCACTTGGGAATTTCAGATTGGTAAGGTCGTGTTGACCCTTTTATCCTCAGCTGAGCTGGCATTGTGGGCCTTGCTTCCTGTGCTCCGACATGAGGCCACGACTGTAGATTGAACACGTGGCGGAAAATGGTTTGCGGAAAAGTATTACAAAGCAGAAGTTGGGATGCGGTTGGATTTGAGTTGCCAGCCATGCGACTTCAAATGAATTGAGATCATGTGTGCTAAAGCTCAAATCACTGTAATTagatcatctctctctcctttcttccttttttttttttttttcttttcttttttccttttcaatttatACCACACATTATATTCTTTCACGGGGAACCAAAATTAGGAAAGTTTATCATTACAGTTTtgctatatatgtataaataattttgcGTACCAATtacgtattaatattattatttttatattctaaatttaaattaacattattttcaataaagtcTATTTTCTAACCTATCATATTGAATGAATGCACGTATTAATACTtataatcgcttacaattaaatttttccttataattatatatgctcTTGAGCCGATTGGCCATAAGTGGAAAGAAAATATcacataaaaagaatattatacgGATATtgttagtttgttttcacaacttctcacaacttatctcatataattattacaactttctcaaatttttatgtaaaataaaataagcaattcaacttttcaaatcacaaaataaaaataatataaaaaatatatattctaataatattttatttaatttttaactttaatcttaatttattttatctgtgaaaacaaacgaaactaTGTTGGGCGAGCAAAGGTGGGAGCAAATTAACGAAGTGAttatcatacatacatatatatatatatataatagctagAGCGattaaaagaaagacaaaagggTTGGAAATAAAACTAATGAATATATGTGCCGTGTGTCATGCTGCACATGAAGTCAATGGAAATACGTGTACAGAGAGAAATGGCTGAACTGGATAATGTTTATTATTGATTGCAGCTTATTtcaaattattagattattCTCTTAGATCTCTTTGAACATGATCACGTTCGTCTAAGaaagaattatacaaattaGAATAGAACCCATCAAAAAGAGGTAGGAGTTGCACCCAACTAATGCATCATGATAAGATCAGTGGACCAATCTGCAGAGAGAGGTGTTAGATCCTGGTTGGTTTATACTTaatttatacttatatatatatatatatatagatattagtGTAAGATAACCAAGGGTCCTGATTTGTCTTTTTAAATCCAACAGTGGTTCACTGGTTCTAATATTCAATGTTTATTGAGTTTCAATTTAATGTGAATCGCATGCTCGTACTGTTGAATTCGACTTGCCGAGGGCTCCCAGATTTAGATTATGTTGCATTCAGATCATTGAATAGAATATTTTAAGACATTCCCATATGATGGCAGTTGTAATATATTCTTCTAGACAAacgatttgtacaaattttgtgtaatcttttataaaagagaaatgatatttgtagtcatagaGTGCATAAGTGTCGcgtactcattttaaaaaaagtgaataaatataagattcatatgaaaaaattaatttttaattctttttcaaaagtaatgcGCGATatactatatttaacattactcattattttattgataagcaATCAAGATAGATCTAAGTGATGGTACTATTTCCAAGTTATGTGAACATGATGATGCATCTACTCTTATTAATaggaaaatgttatatcttacattcttatttaatttctataataTTATGTTGATGTGATACGGTCCATAACTTGGaacaattttgattttgatttttacgAAAAAACTCAAAGCAATGATACATGATcgatataataaaatgataatagtatataatataattgatcATGTCGTcgttgttatttttattattatttttcttataatttttcaataaaataatcttgtaAGGTGGGCTTAGACTTCCGCGGTGGGACAGGGGAGGGGTTTCTACCCTCCACTTTGTACCTCAGACTatccaataaaattatattttttgaaaatgaaaaaggagagagaaagatagaGGCAATTAATTGCCCATTAAATTGCTAAGTGGCCTGGGCCTGATGGGGCCGTGGGTCTGAAATCTTCATATGAGTTGGGCCTTAACTACTTCGACAATGATTAGGACAAAGCAGCAACGAACTTGTACAGCAAGCCGAGCCCAAGCCATGTTTACaatcagaaagaaaaacatAGCGCTGCtgagatgagaaatatatataacttggaACATTTAAACAGAACTGCGTGTAATGATCCGAAAGAGAACGAACGACAGGAGTGCCAACCGTCCCCAACGGTCAACCATATGGCAAAAATGCACCAGCCTGCGGGCTCTGAAAGAAGCCCATGCTTTTGTACTCGTCAACGGCTTCAACTCCAATCCCTCCGCTCTCAGAGAGATCATTTTCGCTGGTGCGGTTACTATTTCAGGTACCATAGAATACGCGCACCAATTGTTCGCTCATATTACGGAACCAGACAACTTCATGTGGAACACCATGATTAGAGGCTCTGCTCAGAGCCCCGACCCTTTAAACGCGATTTCGATTTACAAAAGGATGGAGGATCGGCAAGTAAAGCCCGATAACTTCACTTTCCCGTTTGTACTCAAAGCCTGCACTAGGCTCTCTTGGGTCAAGATGGGATTTGGGTTTCATGGGAAGGTGGTGAAGTATGGGTTCCAGTCAAATACGTTTATTAGAAATAcccttatttattttcatgcaaaTTGTGGTGAGTTGAGTGTTGCTAGAGCACTATTTGACGAATCGGCAAAAAGTGATGTTGTACCTTGGTCAGCCTTGACAGCTGGGTATGCGAGGCGTGGGGAGTTGGGTATTGCGAGGCAGCTCTTTGATGAAATGCCGGTTAGAGATTTGGTCTCTTGGAATGTCATGATAACGGGCTATGTGAAGCAAGGGGAGATGGAGAGCGCTAGGAAACTCTTTATCAAGGTTCCAAAGAGAGATGTGGTGACTTGGAATGCGATGATTGCGGGGTATGTGCTTTGCGGATTGAATGAACAGGCACTGGAGATGTTTGAGGAGATGGGAAGTGTGGGAGAGCGGCCAGATGAGGTGACCATGTTGAGTCTATTGTCCGCTTGTGCTGATTTGGGAAATTTAGATGCTGGGCAGAAGATACACTGCAACATTTTGGAAATTTGTTCTGGAGATTTGAGTATTTTGCTTGGGAATGCACTTATAGATATGTACGCCAAGTGCGGGAGTATTGAGAGAGCACTCGATGTGTTCAGAGGGATGAGAGACAGAGATGTATCTACTTGGAATTCAGTGATAGGGGGCTTGGCTTTCCATGGCCACGCCAAGGAATCAATTGATCTGTTTATCAAGATGAGGAGGTTGAAAGTCAGGCCAAATGAGATCACTTTCGTCGGTGTCTTGGTTGCTTGCAGTCATGCAGGAAAAGTTGAAGAGGGACGAGGATACTTCAATCTTATGAAGAATAAGTATAAAATCGAGCCAAACATTAGGCATTGTGGGTGCATGGTGGACTTGCTTGGGCGAGCAGGGCAACTAAAGGAAGCATTTGAGTTCATAGACTCGATGGAGATTGAGCCCAATGCCATTGTTTGGAGGACTCTGCTTGGGGCCTGCAGAATACATGGAAATGTTGAATTGGCAAGGCGTGCAAATGAGCGGCTACTTGAAATGAGAAGGGACCAGAGTGGGGATTATGTACTTCTATCTAACATATATGCTTCAAGGGGCGAGTGGGATGGGGTTGAGAAGATGAGAAAGTTGATGGATGACAGTGGGGTGAGGAAAGAGCCTGGCTTTAGCCTGATTGAAGCAGATGACAGAGCTCTCATGCAGTTTTTATTTGATTCAAAACCTCAGTGGAAGTCGAGAGTTTCAAATAGGTGATATGCTGgtcacaaaatattaagaaaaaaaggataATTGCATCTAGCATAgcgcttttttttttgttcaacttgTTGGAGACAAGCAAGAAAGTTTTGGATTGGATTGGATGCTGAGAGAATTGCAAGTAGTTACTATATACTCCTCTAAAACCACAATTAGTGCTCGATTTTACATCTCCACCAATGATTCTCTGATAGAAGTTAAcgtaattataataaaaaaaagttgacatATTAAATGAGTGGAGCCAGGATGATACCATCCTGGTTGGTTTTTCTAAGGAACTTATTAAATCCAAACATAAGGGGTCGACTTTTGACTTGTGACTGGCTCAAACTTGGTCTGAAGAGGCAGAAACCGAGCTCCAATCGTTCACATCGATCCTCAATTCACCAAACTAGAGTTATTGGCAAGTCTACCCCTCCTCGCTTTCTGTCGAAAAAATAGCCAGGGAGCCAAGAAAGAACATTAGTAGAATGGTGGTGGCCTAGCATTTTCCCGACTTGGATAAATGAGGTTAATGGTGATAGGAGGGTTTGGCTTTGTTCTACGTCTCTCTATACTCACCTGAATTCTCTCCGACCCTTCCTCCGGCCTtgtctcttctctccctctctgtctctctctctttcgatCCCTCTATTATCCATTGAAGCTCCATTGGAGCTTCTTCAATGTAATTCTTTACGGGGCAGATAATTTCTTCCACAAGCTTGAACATTTTAAGGCTTTACCCAAAAACCCGCGTAGCCTAAGCTCTCAGATAGGAAAATAATCATTGATTTTGCCTCCTGTGACGAATTAAAGATTCCAGATTTTCAAGGATATTGGATAAAGGTGGCGTTGCATTCTAGTATATTATGAATCATTAATTATACGAGATATgtttaaaatttcattattttttggaGTTGTAGGTCTTTGAGGTGAAAGGGTCTTGCTTCTGGATTTGTTTGTATTTTCATTAAGTGATTTTAGGACTTGGGTAACTGAGGTTAATGGCATATGTTTCTTGGCCTGTTCGCCAatagcaatattttttttacaaaaactctATTTGGACACGGGAGGGTTACACTGCGTACACAGGCCTCCACGTGAATAAATGAAACACTATGTTTCATATGCAAGCAGATTCCCTTCCCTTGGTCACAGACACAAAGCAAGCTCTTCTACTTTCTCACCCACGAAGAGCTACATTTCGGCGACGGAATCTGCTTCCCATAAGCCACGAAAACAGGTTATGCTTCTTAACTTCATCTCCTCTTATGCTTCTTCGTTTTTTGTCTTCGCATTCGTGGACCCAACCGTGTACTTCCCTACCATCGTCTTTCCCAATTTTTGAAAGCTCGGAACCCTAACCCACGAAGAGCTTCATTTCGATGAATGTGAAGGGAGAATCTACTTCCTATAGTCTTTGTATCCGAGCTCGTTGCCTGGTTGTTCACTGACACTACATGAATCCAGTTTCTCagtttttcaagaattttttgGATAATAAGAATGTTTGTTTCGTGAGAATGGAATATGAACTGAGAAAATTATTGGAATTGACCAACTGACTGTAATCATTTTCACACGAGAGCTGTAGGACTGGGTCATTTGGCTGCAAGGGTTCTTAAGAACCCCGACCTTCAATGGCTTGGTTTGGCTGGGTTAGCAGTTGCAGTTGGGCTGCGCTATAAGGaaccaaaaaatgaaacttTCTCCGATTTGAGTTCTTATACgtttttttcaaaggaagagGTCGAGTGGCTGAGGAATGAAGAGgatgaagaaaatttttgagatGGAAAACAGGGATGAGTTTAGCGCTAGATGATGAGATGGTTTTTCAaatcgagattttttttttattaaaataataat
Coding sequences:
- the LOC121252636 gene encoding NAC domain-containing protein 100-like; this translates as MENFSSLREEDEQIELPAGFRFHPTDEELITHYLSQKVLNAHFSARAIGEVDLNKCEPWELPLRAKMGEKEWYFFCVRDRKYPTGLRTNRATDSGYWKATGKDKEIYRRKALVGMKKTLVFYKGRAPKGERTDWVMHEYRLEGKYSVHNLPKTAKNEWVICRVFKKISAGKKTHISGLVNLGSYAKGPRPSLLPPLMDLSPYNSRTRTDVGETTHVTCFSDPMEEHETKEDMVDGFNSTPGLAAASSSSPNPSYNISYAPNSSYHSNTGNFQFSESILMHDQSILRMLLENHDPMMKRNTKAEFFSPETGFSTDISSAVTDQEMVMQRSFGDQENPSSSAGPGLWSYQV
- the LOC121252637 gene encoding pentatricopeptide repeat-containing protein At5g15300; amino-acid sequence: MIRKRTNDRSANRPQRSTIWQKCTSLRALKEAHAFVLVNGFNSNPSALREIIFAGAVTISGTIEYAHQLFAHITEPDNFMWNTMIRGSAQSPDPLNAISIYKRMEDRQVKPDNFTFPFVLKACTRLSWVKMGFGFHGKVVKYGFQSNTFIRNTLIYFHANCGELSVARALFDESAKSDVVPWSALTAGYARRGELGIARQLFDEMPVRDLVSWNVMITGYVKQGEMESARKLFIKVPKRDVVTWNAMIAGYVLCGLNEQALEMFEEMGSVGERPDEVTMLSLLSACADLGNLDAGQKIHCNILEICSGDLSILLGNALIDMYAKCGSIERALDVFRGMRDRDVSTWNSVIGGLAFHGHAKESIDLFIKMRRLKVRPNEITFVGVLVACSHAGKVEEGRGYFNLMKNKYKIEPNIRHCGCMVDLLGRAGQLKEAFEFIDSMEIEPNAIVWRTLLGACRIHGNVELARRANERLLEMRRDQSGDYVLLSNIYASRGEWDGVEKMRKLMDDSGVRKEPGFSLIEADDRALMQFLFDSKPQWKSRVSNR